One genomic window of Pecten maximus chromosome 3, xPecMax1.1, whole genome shotgun sequence includes the following:
- the LOC117322769 gene encoding uncharacterized protein K02A2.6-like — protein MTGKVGRIDTFDESIERWEAYKERLDQYFIANTIKEEKQVPALLSLIGGRTYGLLRDLTAPDLPATKTYPVLTKILQDHYSPKPLVIAERYRFHKRDQREGESIRDYNAALRKLSENCTFGDTLNDTLRDRLVCGLKAEHIQKKLLTESDLTYQKALEVAIAFETATKDAVELQRQHVKTPVHKIRKEKVQQQTTKKPSFPNKHDKNKVCYRCKGTHHPNDCHFKDAICHKCNKKGHIKKACLSGKPWKKGAPVHRVQDDSGSEPEMISSLEIFDISSRSGESGGSDAIWLHPMVDDVELAMELDTGSAVSIISQSTFDRYFSKRKSDIRETKVTLKTYSGEKLSPLGVFEVQVGLNSQHKRLELFVVKHGGPPLFGRDWLRSIKLNWHEIKTVTVTGGSKQTLSVAQQLEKYPEVFKDELGTLKDITARIKVKEGANPKFCKARTVPFALKEKVDAELNRLVEAGILTKVEHSEWATPIVPIPKRDGSVRICGDFKVTVNQVLDVDQYPLPRIDDIFATLAGGQHFTKIDLKNAYLQMVVREEDQPYLTINTHRGLFRYNRLVFGISSAPAIWQRSIDQVLQGVPRVQCILDDMIVTGTTDEEHLENLETVLQRLDRYGLRVNKDKCEFFKDSIEFCGHTIDKDGLHKTPSKVETVVKAPCPENVSQLKSFLGLVNYYAKFIQNLSSIVNPLNQLLEADRKWVWSKECDAAFRRVKEVVASEQVLTHFDPSKKVQLATDASPYGLGAVLSHMMEDGSERPIAFASRSLSKSERNYSQIDKEALGIVWGVKKFYQYLYGRLFILLTDHQPLTSIFHPEKGIPMTTAARLQRYALFLAGFQYDIKYKSTTRHANADCLSRLPLVSKKETEGDTVETFIVSHMDTLPVTSKEISRETLKDPTLSKVYTTVQRGWIEGEDKCLGIFYNKRLEISIHQNCLFWGIRVIVPSALRQRVLDELHEGHVGVVKMKGLARSYVWWPGIDTDIEHVCKSCTGCQEVKHAPPAAPIHPWEWPSIPWQRIHIDFAGPFLDMMFFVAVDAHSKWPEVVPMKTTTAEKTVEVMREIFSRNGVPAQVVSDNGPQFVSEHFSNFMRCNGIKHTTSAPYHPSTNGLAERFVQSFKGAMKASKKDSGSVQKGLANLLLAYRNSKHMTTNETPAKLFIGRNLPSRLDLIKPDIRRRVDEHRWKQESKRQVPCRSFSVGEPVSIRDYRGSQKWIYGKVAEKTGPVSYKVEIAPGVFWRRHLDQLRATEVVEKPSEVNLPVKGDVTPNSPTVLLENTVSNKSRVIDNSVSSVPSTMCQESSSEVSSPSPVIEPCPTPENMLTPKRRYPRRNIVPPKKLQDFVTT, from the coding sequence ATGACGGGTAAAGTTGGCAGAATTGACACTTTCGATGAGAGTATAGAACGATGGGAAGCCTATAAAGAACGGCTAGACCAATATTTTATTGCTAATacaataaaagaagaaaaacaagtCCCCGCTCTCCTCAGTCTGATTGGCGGAAGGACATACGGACTTCTGCGTGATTTGACCGCGCCAGATTTACCGGCAACCAAAACATACCCAGTTTTGACGAAAATTTTGCAAGACCATTACTCGCCGAAACCGCTTGTAATAGCTGAACGTTACCGGTTTCACAAACGGGATCAACGTGAGGGAGAGTCAATTAGGGATTATAATGCAGCCCTTAGGAAACTGAGCGAGAATTGTACATTCGGAGACACACTCAATGATACATTGAGAGACAGATTAGTTTGTGGGTTGAAGGCAGAACATATACAGAAAAAGTTATTAACCGAATCTGATTTAACTTACCAGAAGGCACTAGAGGTCGCTATAGCCTTTGAAACAGCCACGAAGGATGCGGTAGAGCTACAGAGACAACACGTGAAGACTCCAGTACATAAGATACGGAAAGAGAAAGTACAACAGCAAACTACCAAGAAACCTTCATTTCCCAACAAGCATGACAAGAATAAGGTTTGTTATCGTTGTAAAGGCACACACCACCCCAACGATTGCCATTTCAAAGACGCCATTTGTCATAAGTGCAATAAAAAGGGACATATAAAGAAAGCGTGCTTGTCTGGTAAACCATGGAAGAAGGGTGCTCCAGTACACAGAGTTCAAGATGACAGTGGGTCTGAACCAGAGATGATCAGCTCACTAGAGATATTTGACATTTCGAGCCGTTCAGGAGAATCTGGCGGTTCTGATGCCATTTGGTTACACCCTATGGTTGATGATGTTGAATTGGCCATGGAGTTGGACACTGGGTCAGCTGTGTCAATTATAAGTCAATCAACATTTGACCGGTACTTCTCTAAGAGAAAGAGTGATATTAGAGAAACAAAAGTGACACTTAAAACATATTCTGGAGAAAAACTGAGCCCACTTGGtgtttttgaagtacaagttGGACTAAACAGTCAACATAAACGTCTGGAATTGTTCGTGGTGAAACATGGAGGACCTCCCTTGTTTGGGAGAGACTGGCTACGCAGTATAAAACTGAACTGGCATGAAATTAAGACAGTTACGGTTACAGGTGGTTCGAAACAAACACTTAGTGTAGCTCAACAGCTTGAGAAATATCCAGAAGTGTTCAAGGATGAGCTTGGTACCCTGAAGGACATTACTGCCAGAATAAAGGTAAAGGAAGGTGCTAACCCAAAATTCTGTAAAGCGCGTACTGTTCCTTTCGCCTTgaaggaaaaagttgacgcGGAGCTCAACCGACTGGTCGAAGCGGGCATTTTGACCAAAGTTGAACATTCAGAATGGGCCACACCCATAGTTCCTATTCCAAAGCGGGACGGCAGCGTACGCATATGCGGTGATTTCAAGGTCACGGTTAACCAAGTTCTTGACGTCGACCAGTATCCCTTACCAAGGATCGATGACATCTTCGCCACACTTGCTGGAGGTCAACATTTCACGAAGATAGATCTAAAAAATGCCTATCTACAAATGGTTGTACGCGAAGAGGACCAACCTTACCTGACAATCAACACACACCGTGGCTTATTTCGGTATAACCGACTAGTATTCGGTATATCATCTGCTCCAGCAATATGGCAAAGGTCCATTGATCAAGTTTTACAAGGCGTGCCACGCGTACAATGCATTCTCGACGACATGATCGTTACAGGCACGACTGATGAGGAACATCTGGAAAATCTTGAAACTGTACTTCAGCGGTTGGACCGTTACGGGTTACGTGTAAATAAGGACAAATGCGAGTTCTTCAAAGACTCCATTGAATTTTGTGGACACACCATTGACAAAGATGGCCTGCACAAGACTCCTAGTAAGGTGGAAACTGTGGTAAAAGCACCCTGCCCAGAAAATGTAAGTCAACTCAAGTCTTTCCTTGGACTTGTGAACTATTATGCTAAGTTCATTCAGAACTTGTCATCGATTGTAAACCCTCTCAACCAGCTACTAGAGGCCGACCGGAAGTGGGTATGGTCTAAGGAGTGTGACGCAGCATTCCGACGTGTGAAGGAAGTCGTGGCATCTGAGCAAGTACTGACTCATTTTGACCCTTCGAAAAAGGTACAGCTAGCGACAGACGCATCTCCCTATGGTTTGGGCGCTGTGCTATCGCACATGATGGAGGATGGATCTGAAAGGCCAATAGCCTTTGCGTCGCGTTCTCTCTCAAAATCGGAACGCAATTATTCTCAAATAGACAAAGAGGCACTTGGGATAGTTTGGGGAGTAAAGAAATTCTACCAGTATCTGTATGGGCGTCTGTTCATTTTACTGACGGATCATCAGCCGTTGACGTCTATATTTCACCCAGAGAAGGGGATCCCAATGACAACTGCAGCTAGACTTCAACGCTATGCCCTATTTTTGGCAGGATTCCAATATGACATCAAGTACAAGAGTACAACAAGACATGCAAATGCAGATTGTTTGTCGCGATTACCCTTGGTCTCTAAGAAGGAGACAGAAGGAGACACTGTCGAGACGTTCATAGTGTCTCATATGGACACTCTCCCGGTAACTAGCAAGGAAATCTCACGAGAAACTTTAAAAGACCCAACCCTGTCAAAAGTGTACACCACTGTACAGCGAGGGTGGATCGAGGGTGAAGATAAATGCTTAGGCATATTCTACAACAAGCGTCTGGAAATAAGCATTCATCAGAACTGTCTGTTTTGGGGTATACGTGTTATTGTCCCCAGTGCACTCAGGCAAAGAGTGCTAGACGAGTTACATGAAGGACATGTCGGCGTGGTAAAGATGAAAGGCTTAGCAAGAAGCTATGTCTGGTGGCCGGGCATTGACACAGACATTGAACACGTTTGTAAATCTTGTACAGGATGCCAGGAGGTCAAGCATGCGCCACCCGCCGCACCTATTCACCCATGGGAATGGCCGTCCATTCCCTGGCAGCGTATTCATATAGATTTTGCAGGCCCATTCCTCgacatgatgttttttgtggCAGTCGATGCCCATTCAAAATGGCCTGAAGTGGTTCCGATGAAAACGACTACAGCAGAGAAAACTGTGGAGGTGATGCGAGAGATATTCAGCAGAAACGGAGTCCCAGCTCAGGTAGTGAGCGATAATGGCCCCCAGTTCGTATCGGAACATTTTTCCAATTTCATGAGGTGTAATGGAATTAAACACACAACATCAGCTCCATATCATCCAAGCACTAACGGTCTCGCGGAGCGTTTTGTCCAGTCTTTCAAAGGTGCAATGAAAGCAAGCAAGAAGGACTCTGGTTCAGTACAGAAAGGGCTGGCCAACTTGCTATTGGCATATAGAAACAGTAAACATATGACCACGAATGAGACCCCAGCAAAGCTCTTCATTGGACGTAACTTACCGTCGCGGCTTGATTTGATCAAACCGGATATAAGACGACGCGTTGATGAACACCGCTGGAAACAAGAATCCAAGCGACAGGTTCCTTGTAGATCATTCTCTGTTGGAGAGCCGGTATCTATACGTGACTATCGTGGTTCACAGAAATGGATTTATGGCAAAGTTGCAGAGAAGACGGGCCCGGTCTCGTACAAAGTTGAAATTGCACCAGGTGTATTTTGGCGTAGACATTTGGACCAGCTTCGTGCTACAGAGGTGGTCGAGAAACCATCAGAAGTCAACTTACCTGTTAAAGGAGATGTTACACCCAACTCTCCAACAGTCTTACTGGAAAATACAGTCAGTAACAAGTCAAGAGTCATCGACAACAGTGTGTCGTCAGTACCATCAACAATGTGTCAAGAGTCGTCAAGTGAAGTCAGTTCACCGTCTCCTGTCATTGAGCCTTGTCCGACGCCAGAGAATATGTTGACGCCGAAGCGGCGTTATCCACGTCGCAACATCGTTCCACCAAAGAAGCTTCAAGACTTTGTTACGACCTAG